In Rutidosis leptorrhynchoides isolate AG116_Rl617_1_P2 chromosome 2, CSIRO_AGI_Rlap_v1, whole genome shotgun sequence, one genomic interval encodes:
- the LOC139888332 gene encoding secreted RxLR effector protein 161-like produces MYMEDEADLADKGRYQRLVGKLIYLAHTRPDIAHAVEVVSQFMHQTQVHHMEAVIRIIRYLKKTAGHGVVFKRNGHLETQIYTDASWAGEKGDRRSTSGFFTLVGGNLVAWRSKKQKVVSLSSAESEFRGVAKGVAEALWIKKLLTETGFPPKESIQIMCDNEAAIAISENPVQHDRTKHVEMDRHFIREKLDAEIISLPRVTS; encoded by the coding sequence ATGTATATGGAAGACGAAGCTGATCTTGCTGATAAAGGGCGGTATCAAAGACTTGTAGGGAAACTGATCTACCTTGCTCATACTCGaccagatatagcacatgcagttgagGTTGTGAGCCAATTCATGCATCAAACACAAGTTCACCATATGGAAGCAGTAATCAGAATCATTAGATATTTGAAGAAGACAGCTGGTCATGGAGTTGTGTTTAAAAGGAATGGACATCTAGAGACTCAGATTTACACAGATGCTAGCTGGGCTGGAGAAAAGGGGGATAGAAGGTCTACTTCAGGGTTCTTTACTCTTGTCGGAGGTAATCTAGTTGCAtggagaagtaagaaacaaaaggttgtctcACTCTCAAGTGCCGAATCAGAATTCAGAGGGGTAGCAAAGGGAGTGGCTGAAGCATTATGGATTAAAAAGTTACTAACAGAAACTGGGTTCCCACCAAAAGAATCTATTCAGATTATGTGCGATAATGAAGCTGCAATAGCTATCTCAGAGAATCCAGTTCAACATGACCGAACAAAACATGTTGAAATGGATAGACACTTTATTAGAGAAAAATTGGATGCCGAAATTATTTCTCTACCACGTGTCACATCATAA